The proteins below come from a single Candidatus Binatia bacterium genomic window:
- a CDS encoding class I adenylate-forming enzyme family protein has product MADTLPGMLSRAVETYADRDLMVTPTERLTYRAAEEESRLLARALLHKGVGKGSRVGIQLPNGPAWANAWLAVTRIGAIAVPISTFYQPPEMAWILRHADVEILLCGRSMFGRDFAAVLEEALPDLRSADRPELRTAAAPYLRSVVFWGDAPAWASCVDADLVAVAGGVASELVDAIEACVTPADVAVTLYSSGSTSKPKGALHTHGGLVRRVAHLHPFRNHVDADRVFTPMPFFWVGGLVVGLLDCLDAGLTCLAIEGADPATTLRFLATERVTVFNAWPATLEGLRREFVSGDYDLSSVRAGNLLEAVPPELRPKDPLLRTNALGMTETAGPHTWDDPLVELPEELRGSFGRAVPDTEHRVVDPDSGEVLGPGESGEICVRGPNVMLGLHKVERADVFDRDGWYRTGDHGSFNETGHLFFEGRKDELIKTAGVNVSAREVEAALMAFDDVTLAAVVGVPHSTRGRLVAAVVVPEKAMSPTPHDLWDRLRKVISAFTVPRRIWVCAPNEVPMTASGKVDKKSLEKIIESRGELLVAD; this is encoded by the coding sequence ATGGCGGACACGCTCCCAGGAATGCTCTCGCGCGCGGTGGAGACATACGCCGATCGCGATTTGATGGTGACGCCGACCGAGCGTCTCACGTATCGGGCCGCGGAGGAGGAATCGCGCCTCCTGGCGCGGGCGCTTCTGCATAAGGGGGTCGGAAAGGGGAGCCGAGTCGGGATCCAGCTCCCCAACGGCCCCGCGTGGGCGAACGCGTGGCTCGCTGTGACCCGGATCGGCGCGATCGCGGTGCCGATCAGCACGTTCTACCAGCCACCGGAGATGGCGTGGATCCTGCGGCACGCGGACGTCGAGATCCTTCTGTGCGGCCGCTCGATGTTCGGGCGGGACTTCGCTGCCGTCTTGGAGGAGGCGCTGCCGGATCTGCGTTCGGCGGACCGTCCGGAACTGCGCACCGCGGCTGCGCCCTACCTTCGGTCGGTGGTCTTCTGGGGCGACGCGCCCGCGTGGGCCTCGTGTGTGGACGCCGACCTCGTTGCTGTCGCAGGAGGTGTCGCTTCCGAGCTCGTCGATGCGATCGAGGCGTGCGTCACGCCTGCAGACGTTGCCGTGACTCTGTACAGCTCGGGCAGTACGTCCAAGCCGAAGGGCGCCTTGCATACCCACGGGGGCCTGGTCCGGCGCGTCGCTCATTTGCATCCGTTTCGGAACCACGTCGATGCCGATCGGGTGTTCACGCCGATGCCCTTCTTCTGGGTCGGCGGTCTCGTCGTCGGTCTTCTGGACTGCCTCGACGCGGGCCTCACGTGTCTCGCGATCGAAGGGGCCGACCCGGCGACGACGCTTCGATTCCTCGCGACCGAGCGCGTGACGGTGTTCAACGCGTGGCCCGCCACTTTGGAAGGGCTGCGTCGGGAGTTCGTGTCCGGCGACTACGACCTGAGTTCGGTCCGTGCCGGGAACCTGCTCGAGGCGGTTCCGCCCGAGCTGCGACCGAAGGATCCGCTGCTGCGAACGAACGCGCTCGGCATGACCGAGACCGCCGGACCCCACACGTGGGATGATCCGCTTGTCGAGCTGCCCGAAGAGTTGCGCGGGTCGTTCGGCCGCGCGGTGCCGGATACCGAGCACCGTGTAGTGGACCCCGACAGCGGCGAGGTCCTGGGTCCCGGGGAGTCCGGCGAGATCTGTGTGCGCGGTCCGAACGTCATGCTGGGCCTGCACAAGGTGGAGCGCGCCGACGTGTTCGACCGAGATGGCTGGTACCGTACAGGCGACCACGGTTCGTTCAACGAGACTGGGCACCTCTTCTTCGAGGGCCGCAAGGACGAACTCATCAAGACGGCAGGCGTGAACGTTTCGGCTCGTGAGGTGGAGGCCGCCTTGATGGCGTTCGATGACGTCACGCTCGCCGCGGTCGTCGGCGTTCCGCATTCGACGCGCGGGCGTCTCGTCGCTGCGGTCGTGGTTCCGGAGAAGGCGATGTCGCCGACGCCGCACGATCTTTGGGATCGGCTTCGGAAGGTGATCTCTGCCTTCACGGTGCCACGCCGGATCTGGGTGTGCGCGCCGAACGAGGTGCCAATGACCGCGAGTGGGAAGGTCGACAAGAAGTCGCTCGAGAAGATCATCGAGAGCCGCGGCGAGCTGCTCGTCGCCGACTAG
- a CDS encoding NAD(P)/FAD-dependent oxidoreductase: MQLSDPTFSRDVDVAIIGGGVVGLACGAELACAGQRVLVLERGGRVGAETSSRNSQVIHAGIYYLEGTHKALCCVEGRDLLYERCERLGIPHRRVGKLIVATAPEEIPTLERMQARAVANGAGGIEWCDAAEIARREPRVRAVAGLWSPNTGIVDAHALVESYRAEMESAGGVVALRTEVVGLARTTDGWRVETIGPDGATFTLDVPLLVNAAGLGSDRVAEMAGIDLDEQAWRLHFCKGSYFGAAPGLGPLTTHLVYPVPTDGGLGAHVTIDLDGRYRFGPDAEPVDEISYRVDPSKRDRFAEAVQRYLPEIRPEDLHPEMAGIRPKRVGPGGPFADFVIEETSHLGAPGMVQLIGIESPGLTSAGAIARRVSELLGHS; the protein is encoded by the coding sequence ATGCAGTTGAGTGACCCCACATTCTCACGGGACGTCGACGTCGCCATCATCGGGGGCGGGGTGGTCGGGCTCGCCTGCGGAGCTGAACTTGCGTGCGCCGGGCAACGGGTTCTGGTCCTGGAGCGGGGCGGGCGAGTCGGGGCGGAAACGTCGTCGCGCAACAGCCAGGTCATCCACGCGGGGATCTACTACCTCGAAGGGACCCACAAGGCGCTTTGCTGTGTGGAGGGACGGGATCTTCTGTACGAGCGCTGCGAGCGGTTGGGCATCCCCCACCGGAGGGTCGGAAAACTCATCGTGGCGACGGCCCCCGAGGAGATCCCCACTCTGGAGCGGATGCAGGCGCGCGCCGTCGCGAACGGGGCCGGTGGCATCGAGTGGTGCGACGCGGCGGAGATCGCTCGGCGTGAGCCGCGCGTTCGGGCCGTCGCGGGCCTCTGGTCGCCGAACACCGGGATCGTCGACGCGCACGCGCTCGTCGAGAGCTACCGCGCCGAGATGGAATCGGCCGGGGGCGTCGTCGCGCTGCGCACTGAGGTAGTGGGCCTCGCGCGAACGACGGACGGCTGGCGGGTCGAGACCATCGGGCCCGACGGCGCGACGTTCACTCTCGACGTTCCGCTGCTCGTGAATGCGGCGGGCCTCGGATCGGATCGGGTTGCAGAGATGGCCGGCATTGATCTCGACGAACAGGCGTGGCGACTCCACTTCTGCAAAGGCAGCTACTTCGGTGCTGCCCCCGGGCTCGGCCCACTGACGACGCACCTCGTCTATCCGGTTCCCACCGACGGAGGGCTTGGCGCCCACGTCACGATCGATCTGGACGGTCGGTATCGGTTCGGGCCGGACGCGGAGCCCGTCGACGAGATTTCGTACCGGGTCGATCCGTCGAAGCGGGATCGTTTCGCCGAAGCCGTGCAACGCTATCTTCCCGAGATTCGCCCGGAGGATCTCCATCCCGAGATGGCCGGCATCCGGCCGAAACGCGTCGGCCCGGGCGGACCGTTCGCCGACTTCGTGATCGAGGAGACATCTCATCTCGGCGCTCCGGGCATGGTGCAGCTCATCGGAATCGAGTCGCCGGGCCTCACGTCGGCGGGCGCGATCGCGCGCCGGGTGTCGGAGTTGCTCGGTCACTCTTGA